One part of the Dermacentor silvarum isolate Dsil-2018 chromosome 6, BIME_Dsil_1.4, whole genome shotgun sequence genome encodes these proteins:
- the LOC125946107 gene encoding uncharacterized protein K02A2.6-like codes for MVSSLVSERTSGRLAHVDELRDLSTTSVVDALRAMFARYGLPLQLCTDNGPQFASHEFAQFAARYDFEHVTSSPRYPCSNGLAEKGVQVVKRILKKTTEANEDFWLGLLNYRASPLEDGRSPGELLQGRRLRTLLPDFTYHPAIQVKKHNQTIRNHRPLPPLERDDVVRVRGKAWSPKATVIAQAGPRSFFVRTENKKTIRRNRRHLLPTKENPSPEVSFSDTDDEPDDEQVSSTASSEAGRTDGATEQSPPPVALRMSQRQPRPPQRLAYDANFKQIGTR; via the coding sequence ATGTGGACGAGCTTCGTGACCTGTCGACAACTTCCGTCGTCGATGCACTCCGTGCCATGTTTGCAAGATATGGCCTCCCGTTGCAGTTATGCACCGACAACGGGCCACAGTTTGCCAGTCATGAGTTTGCCCAGTTTGCCGCACGGTACGACTTCGAGCATGTGACTTCAAGTCCGCGATATCCGTGCTCAAACGGATTAGCGGAGAAAGGTGTACAGGTTGTGAAAAGGATCCTTAAAAAGACCACGGAAGCCAACGAAGATTTCTGGCTAGGTCTGTTAAATTATAGAGCAAGCCCTTTGGAAGACGGACGATCTCCAGGCGAGTTGCTGCAGGGAAGACGTTTACGCACCCTGCTCCCAGACTTCACGTATCATCCGGCCATTCAGGTGAAGAAACACAACCAGACCATTCGAAACCATCGACCACTGCCGCCCCTCGAACGTGACGATGTCGTGCGTGTGAGAGGAAAAGCATGGTCACCGAAAGCCACCGTAATTGCGCAAGCAGGTCCACGGTCCTTCTTCGTTCGAACGGAGAACAAGAAGACAATACGGCGAAATAGACGCCATCTTCTCCCAACAAAGGAAAACCCTAGTCCAGAGGTCTCATTCAGCGACACTGACGACGAACCAGACGACGAGCAAGTTTCCTCGACGGCGTCATCAGAAGCCGGTCGCACAGATGGAGCAACAGAACAAAGCCCACCACCCGTGGCACTTAGGATGTCCCAGCGACAGCCAAGACCACCCCAGCGGCTTGCGTATGATGCTAACTTTAAACAAATAGGCACGCGGTGA